From one Sciurus carolinensis chromosome 9, mSciCar1.2, whole genome shotgun sequence genomic stretch:
- the LOC124993505 gene encoding NADH dehydrogenase [ubiquinone] 1 alpha subcomplex subunit 5-like, whose protein sequence is MAGVPEKTTGLVGLAVCENPHERPDVKKLEDQLQLGQIEEVILQAENELSLAIKMPPWKPGEPLEEEPSANQWKWSI, encoded by the exons ATGGCGGGTGTGCCGGAGAAGACCACTGGCCTTGTGGGGTTGGCTGTATGTGAGAATCCACACGAGAGGC CAGATGTTAAAAAATTGGAAGACCAACTTCAACTTGGCCAAATAGAAGAGGTTATTCTTCAGGCTGAAAATGAACTAAGTCTGGCAATAAAAATGCCACCGTGGAAACCAGGGGAGCCATTAGAGGAAGAGCCATCTGCCAACCAGTGGAAATGGTCAATATGA